From the Paenibacillus sp. FSL H8-0548 genome, one window contains:
- a CDS encoding response regulator, which translates to MSLDISILLVDDEAVDLEWLRRRVVGNEHLNLQDVGTAMSGFSALKIMEQKRIDLILSDIRMPIMSGMEFARKAKEINPDVQIIFISGHQDFSYAKEAIQLNASGYLLKPVDDSELNDMLIEICNKIEEERKEVMALSETLTLVNQELLLRWLNDVTPGQVEAHIHSFITPLLQRGSTVAIIEIDNLAWKFKDKTEDERRLFMNSITQYFRDFVLNNNLGSIMTSYDYRYVLLATIQEEYFTALLEELVQSFNQTFSHTITIGTGMYTSEVNKLHDCYRQAQAALSIKWIMGKNRLIQGASEWCPQAAMAPNFEEVVNTMLQAMLEYDLMTIDDCLIKLFSGDKPLTQKNDIYELIIRITSKLHADLQQMNEHLYEILKWETHQPFILFEFETVHDILSWIRRRFFELSELLYLKKQRQKRKLIDRMTTYVEERLDQKITLNEVAAHFDFTPNYLGQLFKSETNILFSDYVNKLRMERVCERLADPTKKIYEIAEQAGYKNMIYFNRQFKQLIGMSPGEYRKKNKV; encoded by the coding sequence ATGAGCTTGGACATTAGCATTTTATTAGTAGATGATGAGGCTGTTGATTTAGAGTGGTTAAGACGTCGTGTAGTCGGCAACGAGCATTTGAATCTACAGGACGTTGGGACAGCCATGAGCGGGTTTTCGGCGCTGAAAATTATGGAGCAGAAGCGAATCGATCTTATTTTGTCTGATATTCGAATGCCGATTATGTCTGGAATGGAGTTTGCGCGCAAAGCGAAGGAAATCAATCCGGATGTGCAAATTATTTTTATTAGCGGCCATCAGGATTTTAGCTATGCCAAAGAAGCGATTCAGCTTAATGCAAGCGGTTACTTGCTTAAGCCGGTAGATGACAGCGAGCTTAACGATATGCTGATTGAGATTTGCAACAAGATTGAAGAAGAACGAAAAGAGGTTATGGCTCTATCTGAAACCTTAACTCTAGTGAATCAGGAGCTGCTGCTGCGGTGGTTAAATGACGTCACGCCGGGACAGGTCGAGGCACATATTCATAGCTTTATCACACCGCTATTGCAGCGGGGATCTACTGTGGCCATTATAGAGATCGATAATCTCGCTTGGAAGTTTAAAGACAAGACGGAGGATGAGCGCCGCTTGTTTATGAACAGCATCACTCAATATTTCCGGGATTTTGTTCTGAATAACAATTTGGGCAGCATCATGACAAGCTATGACTACCGCTATGTTTTGCTGGCGACGATTCAAGAGGAATATTTTACAGCCTTGCTGGAAGAGCTGGTGCAGAGCTTCAATCAGACCTTTTCACACACCATTACCATCGGAACAGGCATGTACACTAGCGAAGTAAACAAGCTGCATGATTGCTATCGGCAGGCACAGGCTGCGCTGAGCATTAAATGGATTATGGGCAAAAATCGGTTAATTCAAGGAGCTTCAGAATGGTGTCCACAGGCTGCAATGGCACCGAATTTCGAAGAGGTTGTCAATACGATGCTTCAAGCGATGCTTGAATATGATCTGATGACGATTGATGATTGTTTGATTAAGCTGTTTAGCGGCGATAAACCATTAACTCAGAAAAATGATATTTACGAGCTTATTATTCGGATTACCTCTAAGCTCCACGCAGATCTGCAGCAAATGAACGAGCATTTATATGAAATTTTAAAGTGGGAGACCCATCAGCCGTTTATTTTGTTCGAATTTGAAACGGTGCATGATATTCTCTCCTGGATCAGAAGAAGGTTTTTTGAATTATCCGAGCTGCTCTATTTAAAAAAACAAAGACAAAAACGAAAGCTGATCGATCGAATGACAACGTATGTAGAGGAAAGATTGGATCAGAAAATTACACTTAATGAGGTTGCCGCCCACTTTGACTTTACGCCTAATTATCTAGGACAACTGTTTAAATCGGAGACGAATATTTTATTCAGCGACTATGTAAATAAATTGCGCATGGAGCGGGTATGTGAGCGACTGGCTGACCCTACGAAGAAGATTTATGAAATTGCTGAGCAGGCGGGATATAAAAACATGATTTATTTCAATAGACAGTTTAAGCAGCTGATCGGAATGTCACCGGGAGAGTATCGCAAAAAGAATAAAGTTTAA
- a CDS encoding histidine kinase, producing the protein MKRLIPKKLYIPFTYKVMIPYLILVLLTDLLIGYISYTMLIQSRTEMAETNIRTAMKQAKSNIEYQMDEIQRMSNTLFTSLTFQNALQFEGDELGVMLKMKDDIIPQMKAPLQLYGNNIRLVLYTVNESMLEVPGDNMATPIHRRDYYVLSHHSIENSEWYKAIAGANQDNLWLQIDTDQQHNNISHFRKLVSSSGLSSTIGYVRVTARFDELLGNFDAFPIEQGMSLRLIDTALDSVLYERGTIDEQASESAYLSVREQIAGTSFVIESLVPQSYLNKDASRMQRAIGTVCLISFLVMAFIGFIVARVSGKKMKRIVTLVQSFQEGNFHKRIGFTGNDEFVHIADSFNKMAISIQDLIKNVYVQGLQKKQAELDVLQAQISPHFLYNTLSTIGSLANLGEVDKVTRMVKALSKFYRLTLNGGNAYISLEEELEQVEAYLDIQRVKYADSFKVYFDIEPDIVQETVIKLILQPFVENIFKHAWFGESIAIRITGRRLDNRIELKIIDNGIGMRPETLKKMLFNTTESDGYGLKNVEERIKLRYGSDFGIRIGSIYGAGTTVQILLPLDNEEIRQE; encoded by the coding sequence ATGAAGAGACTCATACCTAAAAAGCTCTATATTCCATTCACGTATAAGGTCATGATTCCTTATCTTATTCTAGTATTGCTGACAGACTTGTTAATTGGATACATATCCTATACGATGCTTATTCAGTCTAGAACGGAGATGGCCGAAACGAATATTCGAACGGCTATGAAGCAGGCGAAGAGCAATATTGAATACCAGATGGATGAAATTCAGCGAATGTCGAATACACTGTTTACCAGTCTCACCTTTCAAAATGCTCTTCAGTTTGAAGGGGATGAGCTAGGAGTTATGCTCAAAATGAAAGATGATATTATTCCGCAAATGAAAGCTCCGCTTCAGCTGTATGGAAATAATATCAGACTCGTGCTCTACACGGTGAATGAAAGCATGCTTGAGGTTCCCGGTGATAATATGGCGACTCCGATTCATAGACGTGATTACTATGTGCTCTCGCACCATAGCATAGAGAATAGTGAGTGGTATAAAGCTATTGCAGGCGCCAACCAGGATAATCTTTGGCTGCAAATTGATACGGATCAACAGCATAATAATATTTCGCATTTTCGAAAGCTAGTATCGTCAAGCGGTCTTTCCTCTACGATAGGCTATGTGCGTGTTACTGCTCGGTTTGATGAATTATTAGGCAATTTTGATGCCTTTCCAATTGAGCAAGGCATGAGCCTTCGATTAATTGATACAGCCTTAGATTCCGTATTATATGAACGAGGAACGATTGATGAGCAAGCAAGCGAAAGCGCATACCTGAGTGTAAGAGAACAAATTGCGGGGACAAGCTTCGTGATCGAGTCATTGGTTCCGCAATCCTATTTGAATAAGGATGCCAGCAGAATGCAGAGGGCAATTGGGACCGTTTGTTTAATTAGCTTTCTAGTGATGGCATTCATTGGATTTATTGTCGCTCGTGTATCAGGCAAAAAAATGAAGCGTATTGTGACCTTAGTCCAATCCTTCCAGGAAGGTAATTTTCACAAAAGAATTGGGTTTACCGGGAATGATGAATTTGTTCATATTGCTGATTCCTTTAATAAGATGGCCATTAGTATTCAAGATCTCATTAAAAATGTTTATGTACAGGGGCTTCAGAAAAAGCAGGCGGAGCTCGATGTGCTTCAAGCTCAAATTAGCCCGCATTTTCTGTACAATACGTTATCGACCATCGGAAGCCTGGCTAATTTAGGGGAGGTCGACAAGGTTACGAGGATGGTCAAAGCGCTCTCTAAATTTTATCGATTAACGTTAAATGGAGGGAATGCTTATATTTCGCTTGAAGAAGAGCTGGAGCAGGTGGAAGCTTACCTTGATATTCAACGAGTAAAGTATGCGGATTCGTTTAAGGTTTATTTTGACATTGAGCCTGATATTGTGCAGGAAACTGTTATTAAGCTAATTCTTCAGCCCTTCGTAGAAAATATATTTAAACATGCCTGGTTTGGAGAATCGATCGCCATTCGGATTACCGGCAGGCGTTTAGACAACCGAATTGAATTAAAAATTATTGATAACGGCATTGGAATGAGACCGGAAACGTTGAAAAAAATGCTGTTTAATACGACGGAATCAGACGGCTACGGATTGAAAAATGTAGAGGAGCGAATCAAGCTCAGATACGGCAGCGATTTTGGCATTCGCATTGGCAGCATTTATGGAGCAGGTACGACGGTGCAAATTTTACTTCCGCTTGATAATGAGGAGATTCGTCAGGAGTGA
- a CDS encoding SDR family oxidoreductase has translation MEKQTKIALVTGGSRGLGRNAALALSRKGIDVIVTYYKEKDHADTVVQEIERGGRKAAALQFDAGRVASFDHFVSRLSDVLQSTWGRDRIDYLVNNAGFGVNAPIASTTEEQFDSLMNVNFKGVFFLTQKLLPLIADNGGIVNISSGLTRFSFEGNGAYAAMKGAVEVLTRYMAKEWGHRGIRVNTIAPGAIATDFSGGRVRDNSEVNAFISSKTALGRVGEPQDIGGVIASLCTTEMSWLNAQRIEASGGMVL, from the coding sequence GTGGAAAAGCAAACGAAAATAGCCTTAGTAACTGGCGGGAGTCGGGGACTTGGCCGAAATGCGGCATTAGCGTTGTCCCGAAAAGGAATCGATGTCATCGTCACCTACTATAAGGAGAAAGACCATGCGGATACGGTCGTTCAAGAGATCGAGCGCGGTGGACGTAAGGCGGCTGCACTTCAGTTTGACGCAGGAAGGGTCGCTTCCTTTGACCATTTTGTCTCTCGGCTGTCTGATGTGCTTCAGTCGACGTGGGGTCGGGATAGGATCGATTATCTCGTCAACAACGCTGGCTTCGGCGTGAACGCTCCCATTGCGAGCACGACGGAAGAACAGTTCGACAGCCTGATGAACGTAAACTTCAAGGGTGTATTCTTCCTGACGCAGAAGCTGCTGCCGCTTATTGCCGACAATGGCGGAATCGTCAACATTTCCTCGGGGTTGACCCGATTTTCTTTCGAAGGCAATGGCGCCTATGCGGCCATGAAGGGCGCCGTTGAGGTACTGACTCGCTATATGGCGAAGGAATGGGGCCATAGAGGCATCCGGGTGAATACGATCGCTCCCGGAGCGATCGCTACGGACTTCTCAGGCGGCAGGGTACGGGATAACTCGGAAGTGAACGCATTCATAAGTTCGAAAACAGCATTGGGCAGGGTCGGCGAGCCCCAAGATATCGGAGGCGTCATCGCTTCTTTATGTACAACGGAGATGAGCTGGCTGAACGCCCAGAGAATAGAAGCTTCCGGTGGCATGGTTCTTTAA
- a CDS encoding MerR family transcriptional regulator, with protein MYTINQVAQLFDISAHTLRFYDKEGLLPFVSRNKSGNRTFSDRDLEMIKLICCLKNTGMPIKEIKRYVDMFMHGIETAASRKQMMKDHRREVLRQIDDLKKNLNLIDLKITYYESDGIHST; from the coding sequence ATGTATACGATTAATCAAGTGGCCCAATTATTCGATATTTCCGCTCATACACTACGTTTCTACGACAAGGAAGGATTGCTGCCCTTTGTTTCTAGGAATAAATCCGGCAACCGCACGTTTTCGGACAGAGATCTGGAGATGATCAAACTTATTTGCTGCTTAAAAAATACAGGAATGCCGATTAAAGAAATAAAGCGGTACGTCGACATGTTCATGCATGGAATTGAGACCGCGGCTTCACGTAAGCAAATGATGAAGGATCACCGCAGGGAAGTGCTGCGGCAGATCGACGATTTAAAGAAAAACCTGAACCTCATCGACCTGAAAATTACCTACTACGAATCCGATGGCATTCATTCTACTTAA
- a CDS encoding alanine/ornithine racemase family PLP-dependent enzyme, which produces MIELVTPRIEIDLAKIAHNATVLKELYNSKGIGIMGVTKAVCGSNAIAEVLVNNGIHTLADSKIQNLKSLREANIRAQLVLLRTPALSEIDMVIKYAEISMNTELSVIKALSVAATKYDTLHKIILMVELGDLREGIMPDDIEEFIREVLRLPGIEMVGIGASFACFGGVKPSEQNMQQLSLLSTEIENKFSLPLSFVSGGNSANYDWFIAAESIGNINNVRLGESIYLGCEPIERKIIPGLYTDAFTFVAEVIEAKIKPSEPYGELGQDAFGNQHRFQNSGPMRRGIVSVGSQDVLVTGLQPEDDIDILGSSSDHTILDLKRTDLKVGDEVRFSLNYGALLSAMTSPYVIKQYTSVGER; this is translated from the coding sequence ATGATTGAACTGGTTACGCCTAGAATTGAGATTGATCTTGCGAAAATTGCACATAATGCAACTGTACTGAAAGAATTATACAATTCAAAAGGCATCGGAATCATGGGAGTAACCAAGGCTGTTTGCGGTAGTAATGCGATCGCAGAAGTTCTAGTCAACAATGGAATCCATACGCTAGCTGATTCTAAGATACAAAATTTGAAGAGCTTGCGCGAAGCAAATATAAGAGCACAGTTGGTTTTGCTTAGAACACCGGCTTTAAGCGAAATAGACATGGTCATTAAATACGCTGAAATTAGCATGAATACAGAGTTGTCTGTAATCAAAGCCCTTTCAGTAGCTGCGACAAAATACGATACCTTACATAAAATCATTCTGATGGTTGAATTGGGAGATTTGCGGGAAGGAATTATGCCGGATGATATTGAGGAATTCATTCGGGAAGTATTGAGACTACCGGGAATTGAGATGGTTGGTATTGGAGCGAGTTTTGCATGTTTTGGAGGTGTCAAACCGAGCGAGCAAAATATGCAGCAGCTTTCGTTGCTTTCAACCGAAATTGAAAATAAGTTTTCACTGCCCTTATCTTTTGTTTCGGGGGGGAATTCGGCTAATTACGATTGGTTCATAGCTGCTGAAAGCATTGGCAACATCAATAATGTAAGATTAGGCGAATCGATATATTTGGGATGCGAGCCAATTGAAAGAAAGATCATTCCTGGGTTATATACGGATGCATTTACATTCGTCGCTGAAGTAATTGAAGCGAAAATAAAGCCATCTGAGCCTTATGGGGAACTAGGTCAGGATGCTTTCGGAAATCAACACCGATTTCAGAATAGCGGACCAATGAGACGTGGTATTGTTAGCGTTGGTTCTCAGGATGTGCTCGTAACCGGATTGCAGCCGGAAGATGACATTGACATACTTGGCTCTAGCAGCGATCATACCATTCTTGATTTGAAAAGGACAGATTTGAAAGTAGGAGACGAGGTAAGATTCTCTCTCAACTACGGGGCATTGCTTTCTGCAATGACTTCCCCATACGTAATCAAGCAATATACCAGCGTGGGCGAAAGATAG
- a CDS encoding DUF1611 domain-containing protein, which translates to MRETAIIYCEGNFGTMDGKTANGLVRNSKKYQIVGVVDSTKAGIDAGEYIEGQKNGILVFSSLVHAIKSLTKVPDHFIYGIAPADAFLKEDERAIIFEAMEQGMNIVNPLQQFFTDDKEFVKSAAENNVQMLDIRKPPEKADMGIFSGKIFNVPTPVVAVLGTDGAIGKRTTSVLLVKALIDQGYNAAFVATGQTGLIQGAKYGVAIDAIPFQFMIGEIEKEVVKAYENERPDIIIIEGQGAMSHPAYISSCGIIRGARPGAIIVQHAPKRENLGDFDFMKMPKLEDEIELIEMFSKSQVIAITINHENMSDNEIDTAVAEYEQQFKIPATDVLKHGCDKLIASIVERYPQLSKKAKQVTVE; encoded by the coding sequence ATGAGAGAAACAGCGATTATTTATTGTGAAGGAAATTTTGGTACGATGGATGGAAAGACAGCAAACGGGCTAGTTAGAAATTCAAAGAAATATCAGATTGTCGGCGTGGTTGACAGCACAAAGGCTGGTATCGATGCTGGTGAATATATTGAAGGACAAAAGAACGGAATTCTAGTGTTTTCAAGTCTCGTTCATGCAATTAAATCCTTGACCAAAGTACCCGACCATTTTATTTATGGGATTGCCCCCGCGGATGCCTTTCTGAAAGAAGATGAAAGGGCTATCATTTTCGAAGCAATGGAACAAGGAATGAATATTGTTAATCCTTTGCAGCAATTTTTTACTGATGATAAAGAATTTGTTAAGTCTGCTGCTGAAAATAATGTTCAAATGCTTGATATCAGAAAACCGCCTGAAAAAGCAGATATGGGTATATTCTCAGGAAAAATATTCAATGTTCCAACGCCTGTTGTTGCAGTACTCGGTACGGATGGCGCGATTGGCAAAAGAACAACATCGGTTCTACTGGTAAAGGCACTAATTGATCAAGGATATAATGCTGCATTCGTGGCAACAGGGCAAACGGGACTCATACAAGGGGCGAAATACGGTGTTGCCATTGACGCAATCCCGTTTCAGTTTATGATCGGTGAAATTGAAAAAGAGGTTGTCAAAGCTTACGAAAATGAGCGCCCTGACATCATCATTATTGAAGGACAAGGCGCGATGAGCCATCCGGCGTATATTAGTTCCTGCGGCATCATTAGGGGAGCGCGTCCTGGGGCGATCATCGTTCAGCATGCCCCCAAACGGGAAAACCTGGGCGACTTCGACTTTATGAAAATGCCTAAGCTGGAAGATGAAATCGAACTGATTGAAATGTTCTCGAAGTCACAGGTCATCGCCATTACCATTAACCATGAGAATATGTCGGATAATGAGATAGATACGGCTGTTGCCGAATATGAACAACAATTCAAAATTCCGGCGACGGACGTCCTTAAGCACGGTTGCGACAAGCTAATCGCAAGCATTGTGGAAAGATATCCGCAATTGAGCAAGAAAGCGAAGCAGGTAACTGTAGAATGA
- a CDS encoding ice-binding family protein, whose protein sequence is MGRRSSRRALIWIVALTLIFSSLGLASAAAPSDIKGNWAEGSINSWISKGFVKGYSDGTFRPNGKVSREEFSAFVNRSFGYSERGTLSFTDVASSSWAYQDISIAKAAGYISGYVDGTFRPKNEISRQEAAAMVFSILNLENSSSADLYADTINSPQWSKSSIGAVIDHGIMVGYTDNTFRPGQAITRAEAIVVLERAFKVKSEMATTTTYDAAGTYGPISGVLAIKGNVVISAQDVTLQNVTISGNLLLAETIGEGDVFLKNVTVMGHTTVNGGGENSIHVENSVLGTVTVNKPTGSVRIVASGTTFLGEITLQSSSILEETNLTGKGFGDVILSELLPDGSKVIVTGKFDKVNVNANNAILDIPAGSSVDSLIMNGAGSVTGQGTIRNVQLNQSGASVQQIPTNIVVAAGVIATVGGIAAVSTPIPTSTPTPAPIPNIPSNAKAITVFNFGGLHPVVVGAINEVTSTISLSVPFGTDVTALLPSIASSGISISPSAGTLNNFISPATYTVTAENGTAQAYVVTVIAASTVAAGANVTINAPAEGITAWLAPAGTVNFTATAADKTKLVGDGTASVIVAPTALGEYNLFLVNSDDPTDVSLAPVGILTVVEGSTEPVNLGVSANFAILAKTGVSTVPESTVTGNIGVSPASSTAITGFGLTLGSAAAFSTSEQVVGQVFAPDYALPTPSVLTTAISDMETAYTDAAGRAPNYTELLSGNISGQTLAPGVYKWGTSVRIDSGKDVTLDGGANDVWVFQIAGGFTQASATRIILSGGAKPENIFWQIADTVAIGTTAHFEGVVLGQKEIAIGTGASVNGRLLSQTAVTLNKSTIVVPASATDSDKVAIAKVNLSLGDLSAVTENIILPVIQDDAAITWLSNKQEVLNNEGEVIRPIEDTVVTLTATIEAGSEIATKSFVVTVKGMQDI, encoded by the coding sequence ATGGGTAGAAGAAGTAGCAGAAGAGCATTGATATGGATTGTCGCTTTAACTTTAATTTTCTCATCCCTCGGACTGGCTTCGGCAGCCGCCCCCAGTGATATTAAAGGCAATTGGGCAGAAGGCTCCATTAACAGCTGGATAAGCAAGGGCTTCGTGAAGGGTTATAGCGACGGTACATTCAGACCTAATGGCAAGGTAAGCCGTGAGGAATTTTCTGCTTTTGTAAACCGGTCATTCGGATATAGCGAGCGCGGAACTCTGTCATTCACGGATGTGGCTTCGTCTTCATGGGCTTATCAGGATATATCGATAGCGAAGGCTGCGGGATATATAAGCGGGTATGTAGACGGTACATTCCGGCCCAAAAATGAAATCAGCAGACAAGAGGCAGCGGCGATGGTTTTCAGTATATTGAATTTGGAAAATTCTTCATCAGCCGACTTGTATGCAGATACGATCAACAGTCCCCAATGGAGCAAAAGTTCCATAGGTGCTGTTATCGATCACGGAATCATGGTGGGATACACGGATAATACTTTCCGACCAGGACAGGCGATTACACGGGCGGAAGCTATTGTCGTTCTCGAAAGAGCGTTTAAAGTCAAATCCGAGATGGCCACAACAACTACCTATGATGCAGCCGGTACCTACGGGCCGATATCCGGAGTTTTGGCCATTAAAGGGAATGTGGTTATTTCCGCTCAGGATGTCACCCTTCAGAATGTGACGATCAGCGGAAACCTTCTATTGGCGGAAACCATAGGAGAAGGGGACGTTTTCCTCAAGAATGTTACGGTCATGGGACACACGACTGTGAATGGCGGCGGAGAGAACAGCATTCATGTTGAGAATTCCGTTCTTGGGACGGTTACAGTCAACAAACCAACAGGCTCAGTACGAATAGTCGCTTCAGGAACGACTTTTCTTGGGGAAATTACTCTTCAATCCAGCAGCATACTGGAAGAAACGAATCTGACGGGCAAAGGATTCGGAGATGTCATTTTATCAGAATTGCTGCCTGATGGATCCAAGGTCATCGTGACCGGGAAATTCGATAAGGTTAATGTAAATGCGAACAACGCCATATTGGATATTCCGGCTGGGTCCAGCGTGGATTCACTGATTATGAATGGCGCAGGCTCTGTAACCGGACAAGGGACCATTCGAAATGTCCAGTTGAACCAGTCAGGTGCCAGTGTACAACAAATACCAACTAATATAGTGGTAGCGGCTGGAGTAATTGCTACGGTCGGCGGGATTGCTGCTGTTTCAACGCCAATACCAACATCGACACCAACACCGGCGCCGATCCCCAATATACCGAGTAATGCTAAAGCCATAACGGTCTTTAACTTCGGTGGGCTGCACCCTGTCGTAGTTGGAGCAATCAATGAAGTAACCAGTACAATCTCTCTGTCGGTTCCATTCGGTACGGATGTAACCGCATTGCTTCCGAGTATCGCAAGCTCAGGCATAAGCATTTCTCCTTCTGCAGGAACATTAAATAACTTTATCAGCCCTGCGACTTATACGGTCACAGCAGAGAACGGAACAGCACAAGCTTATGTGGTTACGGTTATTGCGGCCTCAACCGTAGCGGCTGGAGCAAACGTCACGATTAATGCTCCCGCAGAGGGCATTACAGCATGGTTGGCTCCTGCAGGGACAGTTAATTTCACTGCAACAGCAGCCGATAAGACAAAACTTGTTGGAGACGGAACAGCGTCTGTTATCGTGGCACCGACGGCTCTAGGAGAATACAATTTGTTCTTGGTAAACTCCGACGATCCCACAGATGTATCGCTGGCACCTGTAGGCATATTAACGGTAGTCGAAGGTTCAACAGAACCCGTAAATCTAGGGGTATCCGCGAACTTTGCGATTCTGGCTAAAACAGGTGTTTCTACCGTTCCAGAATCTACAGTCACCGGTAATATAGGAGTCAGTCCGGCATCCTCAACGGCAATTACCGGATTTGGCCTGACTCTAGGAAGTGCTGCTGCATTCTCAACGTCCGAGCAGGTTGTTGGACAAGTATTTGCGCCAGATTATGCGTTGCCAACGCCCAGTGTTCTGACGACGGCAATATCCGACATGGAAACGGCATACACGGATGCGGCAGGACGTGCTCCCAACTATACCGAGCTGCTTAGCGGCAATATTAGTGGGCAGACACTTGCCCCCGGTGTCTATAAATGGGGTACGAGCGTTCGAATAGATTCAGGTAAGGATGTTACTCTCGATGGTGGGGCAAACGATGTCTGGGTTTTCCAAATAGCTGGTGGATTCACACAGGCAAGCGCTACACGGATTATTCTGTCCGGTGGAGCAAAGCCAGAGAACATCTTCTGGCAGATAGCGGATACGGTTGCTATTGGAACAACTGCCCACTTTGAAGGAGTCGTTCTGGGTCAGAAAGAGATTGCTATAGGGACGGGTGCATCCGTGAACGGCAGATTATTGTCGCAGACGGCAGTCACCCTGAATAAGAGCACGATTGTAGTGCCAGCTTCTGCCACAGACTCTGACAAGGTAGCCATAGCGAAAGTTAATCTTAGCTTAGGCGATCTAAGTGCTGTAACGGAAAATATCATTCTGCCTGTCATTCAGGATGATGCAGCGATAACCTGGTTATCCAACAAACAGGAAGTGCTGAATAATGAGGGAGAGGTAATCAGGCCCATTGAGGATACAGTTGTAACACTCACCGCAACCATAGAAGCGGGATCGGAAATAGCCACTAAGTCATTTGTAGTTACAGTAAAAGGAATGCAGGATATTTAA
- a CDS encoding DUF72 domain-containing protein, translating into MPIHIGLAGWGDHDRLYVSGAKAGSKLRQYAKHFPVVEVDSTFYAIQSRERFAKWLEDTPETLHFVVKAYQGMTGHQRGPIVPASETNEMFAAFRSMLEPVIEAGRLTAALFQYPPWFDCTQSNVRILRETKARMKGIPCALEFRNQSWFAEDLREKTLAFMEQEQWMHSVCDEPQAGIGSVPTVLKATDALGTIVRFHGRNVSGWNQASAPNWREVRYLYRYSEEELLEWADMLKLLQQQSKHVHVIFNNNSGGDAADNAKRLMELLGLTRPDGGDPNEPPPPVVEQLDLF; encoded by the coding sequence ATGCCGATACATATCGGACTGGCAGGCTGGGGAGATCATGATCGGCTGTATGTCTCAGGGGCAAAAGCAGGCAGCAAGCTGCGGCAATATGCGAAGCATTTTCCGGTTGTTGAGGTAGACAGCACGTTCTATGCCATTCAATCCAGAGAGCGGTTTGCGAAATGGCTGGAGGATACGCCGGAGACGCTTCATTTTGTGGTGAAGGCTTATCAGGGCATGACCGGGCATCAGCGTGGACCAATCGTGCCGGCGTCAGAGACAAACGAGATGTTTGCGGCTTTCCGAAGCATGCTGGAGCCCGTGATTGAGGCGGGCCGTTTGACAGCGGCGCTGTTTCAATACCCGCCCTGGTTCGATTGCACGCAGAGCAATGTGCGAATTCTTCGAGAAACAAAGGCTAGAATGAAAGGGATTCCGTGTGCTTTGGAATTCCGTAATCAAAGCTGGTTTGCGGAGGATCTAAGAGAGAAGACGCTGGCCTTTATGGAGCAAGAGCAGTGGATGCATAGCGTGTGCGATGAGCCGCAGGCAGGCATTGGCTCGGTACCTACGGTGCTGAAGGCAACGGATGCTCTTGGAACCATTGTGAGGTTTCACGGTCGCAACGTGTCTGGCTGGAATCAAGCGAGTGCGCCAAATTGGCGTGAGGTGCGCTATTTGTACCGTTACAGCGAGGAGGAACTGCTGGAATGGGCGGATATGCTTAAGCTGCTGCAGCAGCAGAGCAAGCATGTCCACGTTATCTTTAACAACAACTCCGGAGGAGATGCGGCAGATAATGCGAAGCGGCTGATGGAGCTGCTCGGGCTAACGAGGCCGGATGGCGGGGATCCGAACGAGCCGCCGCCTCCTGTGGTCGAGCAGTTAGATTTATTTTGA
- a CDS encoding MEKHLA domain-containing protein, with translation MQLPHTGVGATEEHVRLLLSSYRRWTGRELLVLRLGESLQEQLFNADTVILSHGTEADPVLNYGNQRGLDLWEMAWERFTSTPSRLTAEPMERAERDRFFEAVTANGYVDNYTGIRISSTGRRFYIVNATVWNVVDGSGCYLGQAAAFSEYQYL, from the coding sequence ATGCAATTACCGCATACAGGCGTTGGTGCGACAGAGGAGCATGTGAGACTTCTGCTAAGCAGCTACCGGAGATGGACAGGCAGAGAGCTGCTGGTGCTTAGGCTCGGTGAGAGCTTGCAGGAACAGCTTTTTAACGCGGATACCGTTATTTTGTCACATGGAACAGAGGCTGATCCGGTATTAAACTATGGCAATCAGAGAGGTTTAGATTTATGGGAGATGGCTTGGGAGAGATTTACAAGCACCCCCTCAAGATTGACAGCAGAGCCTATGGAGCGGGCGGAGCGTGACCGATTCTTTGAAGCGGTAACGGCGAACGGGTATGTCGACAATTACACAGGTATCCGAATTTCCAGCACAGGGCGACGGTTCTATATTGTTAATGCAACGGTTTGGAATGTGGTGGACGGGAGCGGCTGTTATTTGGGACAAGCAGCGGCATTTTCGGAATATCAGTACTTATAA